GATAATGATAATTTTCTTTTTGCTCATCTTTTTATAACGTCCTGAATCATTTTTCTTGGAATGATATTCGCGGTGATGCAAAAATACAATTTTTCCACCCCATGATTAATGCTTAATTTTGTGGCTGCAATAAAGGGGGTAATAAATCCAGAACCGCAATAGGGATTGCAATGAAAATCCTTTTTTTGGCAGCGCCGGAAAAAGATTGGAATGTAAAGCCCGACCCGAGGAAGGGACAAAGCGGGGCGAGGGGATTGCCCAAAATAAATCTAGAAAAAATGTCGGTATACCATTACAAATTCGAAGTTCGCTGGAGCGATATTGATGCCAATAAACATCTTGCCAACTCGTCTTACGTTCAGTATTGTGCGCAAACGAGAATGGCTTTTATGAATACCCATAAAATGGGCCTGAAGGAACTCAGCCGATGGGGAATCGGGCCAGTGATCCTACACGAAAGATATTCGTTCTTCAAAGAAATTTTTGCAGATCAAACGGTTTACGTAAGTCTGGAAATCGCCGGAATGTCGGAGGACGCAAGTATTTATCAGTTCATCCATAAATTTTATCTTCCTGATGGAACGCACTGCGCAACATCTGAAGCAACAGGAATCTGGATCGACATGATGCTGAGAAAAACCACCACTCCTCCTGAAGAAATTGAGGAAGTTATGAAGGAGTTCAGTACGGAAAACACAAAAATTCTTACCAGAGAAGACCTTAGAGATCTGCCTTTCAAGCCTGAAAATGTGGAAGCTTTTCATAAGAGAGGAACTTTTACCTGGAAAAAAGATAAAGAAGAAAACTAACCGAATCAATTAGCGACAAACGATATAATTATGCTCGAAGATAAAGCTCCGCAACTGACTCCGATCTCCGCTTACGGTGAGTTTGGTCTCATCAAACACCTGACCGAAAATTTTAGTTTCGAAAACGAATCTACTGAAGTTTCGATCGGCGACGATGCTGCGGTAATCAATCCGGGAAATCAGAAAGTGGTGGTTACGACCGATGTTCTGGCTGAAGGCGTACACTTTAATCTGGGGTATGTTCCGTTGAAACATTTGGGTTATAAAGCCGTTGTAGTTAATCTGAGCGATATTGCAGCGATGAACGCTGTTCCTACCCAAATTCTGGTGTCACTCGCAATTTCTAACCGCTTTCCCGTAGAAGCGCTGGAAGAAATTTATGCAGGCATTGCTTTAGCCTGTAAACGCTACAAAGTTGATCTGGTTGGCGGCGATACTACGAGTTCTACCTCTGGTTTGGTGATGAGCATTACTGCTATCGGTATTGAGAACTCCGAAAATATCGTGAAAAGAAGCGGCGCAAAACCTAATGATCTGCTGGTGGTAACGGGAGATTTAGGCGGCGCGTATCTTGGTTTGCAAATCCTGGAAAGAGAACATTCCGTATTTCTTGCGAACCCGAATATGCAGCCGGAAATGGAAGGCTACGATTATATTCTGGAGAAACAGCTGAAACCCGAAGCAAGAACCGATGTGAAGAAAATTTTGGATGAACTGGGCGTAAAACCAACTTCTATGATTGATGTTTCCGATGGTTTGTCTTCGGAAATTCTGCATCTTTCAGACCAAAGCAAGGTTGGTTTCCGTTTGTATGAAGAAAAAATTCCGCTGGATTCGCTTACGATTTCTACAGCAGACGAACTGAATTTAAACCCTGCAATGTGTGCGATGAACGGTGGGGAAGATTACGAACTGCTATTCACAATTGCACCTGAAGATTTCGAAAAGATCAGAAATCATCCGGATTTCAGTATTGTAGGTCATGCGGTGGAAGCCGACCAGGGGAATTATCTGGTAGCAAGAGGAAGTAACGAACTTATTGCGCTGAATGCCCAGGGTTGGGATGCATTCCTGAAAAAATAAATCAAACCTTCTTTCCTACAAAGGCTGCAAAAACATTAGGATGGATGAGCTCTTCGACATTCACAGAAATGTCGTTGGTTTCAATTTCGGGTTTTTCAAATTTTGTTTCATCGAAAAAAAGGAGATTCCACCCGCCGTTGCTGTATTCCAGATAAGATAAATTTTCGATCCAGTCGCCGGAATTCAGGTAACGGACGCTGCCATCTGATTTGGTAACGATACGGTCTGCGGGCTGGTGAATGTGGCCGCAGATCACGTAATCGTATTTGTTTTCGATGGCCAGTGCAATAGCCTTTTCCTCAAAATTACCGATAAATTTCACGGCATTTTTTACGGAGTTTTTTATTCTTTTTGAGAGCGAAACTTTTTTCTGTCCTATACTTTCAAGCATGAAATTAATGGCCCGGTTCACCAGAATAAGCCAGTCGTAACCGATTCCGCCAATTTTAGCGATAAATTTTGCACCGCCTTTTGTGGTATGATCGAAAATATCGCCGTGAAAAAACCAGTGCTTCTGACCGTTAATTTCCACCAGGTACTTATCCGTAAGAAAGAGGTTTCCCATGGTTAAATCCGAATATTTTCTCAGAAACTCATCGTGGTTTCCTGTAATGTAAATTATTTGGGTCTCACTTTTCATCATCCGGAAAAACTCACTTAATACCGCCATGTGAGAGTTCGGGAAATATTTCTTTGAGAATGCCCAGCCATCGATGATGTCGCCGTTCAGGATCAGGAGTTTCGGATTGACCGATTTCAGGTAGGCAACCAATTCGGTAGCGTGACAGCCATAAGTTGCCAAATGGATGTCCGAAAGGACTACGATTTCTACTTCTCTTTTTTCCATGAGTATTTCTCAAAGTTAGCAATTGAATGTTAAATAACAGTGAATGGAAGTTTAAGGTTGAGCAAAAAAACTTCTTTTCAAGTTGAAAAAACATTATGGCAACGATATCTTATTAGAAAACAAATGGTCCTGCCCATTCGCCACCTGTACCATTGGAGCAATTGGCCTTAACATAAAAAGCTTTCCAGTTACAATACATATTGCTGATCGCGATGGATGTATTTGAAGTGGTAAAGGTTTGCCCTCCCGGCGGATCGGTAACTCCCTGAACAATGGAGATGGTATAGCTCTGCGGGGAACCG
The window above is part of the Kaistella faecalis genome. Proteins encoded here:
- the thiL gene encoding thiamine-phosphate kinase, which translates into the protein MLEDKAPQLTPISAYGEFGLIKHLTENFSFENESTEVSIGDDAAVINPGNQKVVVTTDVLAEGVHFNLGYVPLKHLGYKAVVVNLSDIAAMNAVPTQILVSLAISNRFPVEALEEIYAGIALACKRYKVDLVGGDTTSSTSGLVMSITAIGIENSENIVKRSGAKPNDLLVVTGDLGGAYLGLQILEREHSVFLANPNMQPEMEGYDYILEKQLKPEARTDVKKILDELGVKPTSMIDVSDGLSSEILHLSDQSKVGFRLYEEKIPLDSLTISTADELNLNPAMCAMNGGEDYELLFTIAPEDFEKIRNHPDFSIVGHAVEADQGNYLVARGSNELIALNAQGWDAFLKK
- a CDS encoding acyl-CoA thioesterase yields the protein MSVYHYKFEVRWSDIDANKHLANSSYVQYCAQTRMAFMNTHKMGLKELSRWGIGPVILHERYSFFKEIFADQTVYVSLEIAGMSEDASIYQFIHKFYLPDGTHCATSEATGIWIDMMLRKTTTPPEEIEEVMKEFSTENTKILTREDLRDLPFKPENVEAFHKRGTFTWKKDKEEN
- a CDS encoding UDP-2,3-diacylglucosamine diphosphatase, with translation MEKREVEIVVLSDIHLATYGCHATELVAYLKSVNPKLLILNGDIIDGWAFSKKYFPNSHMAVLSEFFRMMKSETQIIYITGNHDEFLRKYSDLTMGNLFLTDKYLVEINGQKHWFFHGDIFDHTTKGGAKFIAKIGGIGYDWLILVNRAINFMLESIGQKKVSLSKRIKNSVKNAVKFIGNFEEKAIALAIENKYDYVICGHIHQPADRIVTKSDGSVRYLNSGDWIENLSYLEYSNGGWNLLFFDETKFEKPEIETNDISVNVEELIHPNVFAAFVGKKV